One genomic window of Xanthobacter dioxanivorans includes the following:
- a CDS encoding alpha/beta fold hydrolase has translation MRILLAAMAFAIGWTCVAQAGEARTRYTIKRGDVAIDVIDEGRGPLMVLLPSSARDSEDYDAVAEGLAKAGFRVLRPQPRGAGASTGPTEGITLHDLANDVAFTIENARDGRAIVVGHAFGNWVARMTAVDHPSLVRGVVIVAAAAKNYPKELLVSLRDAGNVTLPDAQRVAALKVAFFAPGNDASVWLAGWHPKMAAYQRPIIAAPKEEEWWSGGSAPLLDLQALQDPFRPRSTANDIKAEFGDRVTIATVDNASHALIPEQPAAVVAAIAGWARTLKP, from the coding sequence ATGAGGATTCTGCTCGCGGCGATGGCCTTCGCCATCGGCTGGACCTGCGTGGCGCAGGCCGGGGAGGCCCGCACGCGCTACACCATCAAGCGCGGTGACGTGGCTATCGACGTCATCGATGAGGGCAGGGGCCCCCTGATGGTGCTGCTGCCGTCGTCCGCCCGGGATTCCGAGGATTACGACGCGGTGGCGGAGGGGCTTGCCAAGGCCGGGTTCCGCGTGCTGCGGCCCCAGCCGCGCGGAGCCGGCGCCAGCACCGGCCCCACCGAGGGCATCACCCTGCACGATCTTGCCAACGACGTCGCCTTCACCATCGAGAATGCGCGGGACGGGCGGGCCATCGTGGTCGGGCACGCCTTCGGCAATTGGGTCGCGCGCATGACCGCGGTGGATCATCCGAGCCTCGTGCGCGGCGTGGTCATCGTGGCGGCTGCGGCCAAGAACTACCCGAAGGAATTGCTGGTGTCCCTGCGCGACGCCGGCAACGTCACCCTGCCCGATGCGCAGCGCGTCGCGGCGCTGAAGGTCGCCTTTTTCGCGCCTGGCAACGATGCCTCGGTGTGGCTCGCGGGGTGGCACCCCAAGATGGCGGCCTACCAGCGGCCCATCATCGCGGCGCCGAAGGAGGAGGAATGGTGGTCCGGCGGCTCGGCGCCCCTGCTCGACCTGCAGGCGCTGCAGGACCCCTTCCGGCCGCGCTCCACCGCCAATGACATCAAGGCGGAATTCGGCGACCGGGTGACCATCGCCACCGTGGACAACGCCAGTCACGCCCTCATTCCCGAGCAGCCCGCCGCCGTGGTCGCGGCGATCGCCGGCTGGGCGCGGACGCTGAAGCCCTG
- a CDS encoding MBL fold metallo-hydrolase, with protein MIQSRMVGEVRVTRLLEYAAPTHDPAFLFPDMAPSLLKDNASWLAPHHYVPEMNRLIVTIQLWIVHAGGNVIIVDTGVGNRKPRVAARMHQLNGLVLPWLEAAGAAPDKVTHVVHTHLHSDHVGWNTVPSADGRWVPTFPNARYLMPKLEYDHYVEALAKSPDPIIDAAFDDSVRPIVEAGLADFIPDHGDIAGLLAIEAAPGHSVGHQTYRIRSRGEEALFSGDVMHSPAQIADPTLNTTYCALPDVARHTRAALLAREAERGTLIMPMHFGAPHCGYIRRQGEGYAFEPAVW; from the coding sequence ATGATTCAATCGCGCATGGTGGGGGAAGTCCGCGTCACCCGCCTTCTCGAATACGCTGCGCCCACCCATGATCCGGCCTTCCTGTTTCCGGACATGGCGCCGAGCCTGCTCAAGGACAATGCGAGCTGGCTCGCCCCGCACCATTACGTGCCGGAGATGAACCGGCTCATCGTCACCATCCAGCTGTGGATCGTGCATGCGGGGGGCAACGTCATCATCGTCGACACCGGCGTGGGCAACCGCAAGCCGCGCGTGGCCGCGCGGATGCACCAGCTCAATGGCCTCGTGCTGCCGTGGCTGGAAGCGGCGGGAGCGGCGCCCGACAAGGTGACCCATGTGGTGCATACCCATCTGCACAGCGACCATGTGGGCTGGAACACGGTGCCATCCGCCGACGGGCGCTGGGTGCCCACCTTTCCCAATGCCCGCTACCTGATGCCGAAGCTCGAATACGACCACTATGTGGAGGCGCTGGCGAAGTCCCCCGATCCCATCATCGACGCCGCCTTCGACGACAGCGTCCGCCCCATCGTGGAGGCGGGGCTCGCCGACTTCATTCCCGATCACGGGGATATTGCCGGCCTGCTCGCCATCGAGGCGGCACCGGGCCATTCGGTGGGCCACCAGACCTACCGCATCCGATCCCGCGGGGAGGAGGCCCTGTTCAGCGGCGACGTGATGCACAGTCCCGCGCAGATCGCCGATCCCACCCTCAACACCACCTATTGCGCTCTGCCGGACGTGGCGCGGCATACCCGCGCGGCGCTGCTGGCGCGGGAGGCCGAGCGCGGCACCCTCATCATGCCCATGCATTTCGGCGCGCCCCACTGCGGCTACATCCGCCGCCAGGGCGAGGGCTATGCCTTCGAGCCCGCCGTGTGGTGA
- a CDS encoding glutathione S-transferase family protein — protein MKMHWSPRSPFVRKAMIAIHEMGLQDRVTCVRTVASPFKAHEELMDDNPLSKLPTLVLDDGTVVYDSHVICEYLDTLHDKARLFPAEWPGRLVALRNEALGDGLMDLGLLWLIERLRGEGMQSDDLVTANARKVERVLARLETDAGLLADRPFDIGHLTIGTALGYLDFRFPFLEWREGRPALAAWHAEFLERPSVKANPVVDDS, from the coding sequence ATGAAGATGCACTGGTCCCCCCGCTCCCCGTTCGTGCGCAAGGCGATGATCGCCATCCACGAAATGGGCCTTCAGGATCGGGTCACCTGCGTGCGCACGGTGGCCTCGCCGTTCAAGGCGCACGAGGAGCTCATGGACGACAACCCCCTGAGCAAGCTGCCCACTCTGGTCCTCGATGACGGTACGGTGGTCTACGATTCCCACGTCATCTGCGAATATCTCGACACGCTGCACGACAAGGCGCGCCTGTTCCCGGCCGAATGGCCGGGGCGGCTCGTCGCGCTCAGGAACGAGGCATTGGGCGACGGGCTGATGGATCTCGGCCTGTTGTGGCTCATCGAGCGCCTGCGCGGCGAGGGCATGCAGTCGGACGATCTCGTCACCGCCAACGCGCGCAAGGTGGAGCGGGTGCTGGCGCGCCTGGAAACCGACGCCGGGCTGCTCGCCGACCGGCCGTTCGACATCGGTCATCTGACCATCGGCACGGCGCTCGGCTATCTTGATTTCCGCTTCCCCTTCCTCGAATGGCGCGAAGGCCGACCGGCCCTTGCGGCCTGGCACGCGGAATTCCTGGAGCGGCCCTCGGTGAAGGCCAATCCGGTGGTGGACGATTCTTGA
- a CDS encoding alpha/beta fold hydrolase encodes MNWIEANGGGTRYAVDSDGPVPLVLIHEMGGALESWAPLLPLVAKGRTVLRYDMRGFGDASKLRGAGIMDELVCDLVALLDALSIIEPADLCGMAVGGAVALHVAARHPERVRRLALMGPALGIAPERRDAVRARADALEAGGMASIADGELALTYPKVLRDDGRFATYRARWLGNDPSSYAATYRMLAALDSGPALAAVRCPALLLAGAHDPLRPPGIVAGAAAAIARARFEVVPSGHVMAHQSPDLVAQQLDAFWRAA; translated from the coding sequence ATGAACTGGATCGAGGCCAACGGCGGCGGCACCCGTTACGCCGTCGACAGCGACGGGCCGGTCCCGCTCGTGCTGATCCACGAGATGGGCGGTGCCCTGGAGAGCTGGGCGCCGCTCCTGCCGTTGGTGGCCAAGGGCCGCACCGTGCTGCGCTACGACATGCGTGGCTTTGGCGACGCCTCCAAGCTGCGTGGCGCCGGCATCATGGACGAACTGGTGTGCGACCTCGTCGCGCTGCTCGACGCGCTTTCCATCATCGAGCCGGCCGACCTGTGCGGCATGGCGGTGGGCGGCGCGGTGGCGCTCCATGTCGCGGCACGGCATCCGGAGCGGGTGCGGCGCCTCGCCCTCATGGGGCCGGCGCTGGGCATCGCGCCCGAGCGGCGCGACGCGGTGCGCGCACGGGCCGACGCGCTGGAGGCGGGTGGCATGGCTTCCATCGCGGACGGCGAACTGGCGCTCACCTATCCAAAGGTGCTCCGGGACGACGGCCGCTTCGCCACCTATCGCGCGCGCTGGCTCGGCAACGATCCTTCGAGCTACGCGGCCACCTACCGCATGCTGGCGGCGCTGGACTCCGGCCCCGCCCTCGCCGCCGTGCGCTGCCCGGCGCTGCTGCTCGCCGGCGCGCACGATCCGCTGCGGCCGCCGGGGATCGTCGCCGGCGCCGCGGCCGCCATCGCCCGCGCCCGCTTCGAGGTGGTGCCGAGCGGGCATGTGATGGCCCATCAGTCCCCGGATCTGGTGGCGCAGCAGCTTGATGCCTTCTGGCGCGCCGCCTGA
- a CDS encoding nuclear transport factor 2 family protein has translation MKTIEDRLKLVEDQLEIAQLRAHYCHLLDTRRWDEFIALFTPDGVFEGLEAVCGHDALHAFFSERVPKLAEDFWHFCTNGTVDLDGDVATGRISMEYLSVTDGVSFVSAGHYDDVMHRVDGRWRFASRKITFYFLSPLSEGWAGRPFPGRAPAPRGAA, from the coding sequence TTGAAGACCATCGAGGACCGCCTGAAGCTGGTCGAGGACCAGCTGGAGATCGCCCAGCTTCGGGCCCACTATTGTCATCTGCTCGATACGCGCAGATGGGACGAGTTCATCGCGCTGTTCACGCCCGACGGCGTGTTCGAGGGACTGGAGGCGGTGTGCGGCCACGACGCCCTTCACGCCTTCTTCAGCGAGCGGGTGCCGAAGCTCGCGGAGGATTTCTGGCACTTCTGCACCAACGGCACGGTCGATCTGGACGGAGACGTCGCCACGGGGCGCATCTCCATGGAATATCTCTCCGTCACCGACGGGGTGTCCTTCGTCTCCGCCGGGCACTACGACGACGTGATGCACCGCGTGGACGGGCGCTGGCGCTTCGCCTCCCGCAAGATCACCTTCTATTTCCTCTCGCCCCTCAGCGAAGGCTGGGCGGGCCGGCCCTTCCCGGGGCGGGCACCGGCCCCTCGGGGGGCGGCATGA